The following are encoded together in the Verrucomicrobiota bacterium genome:
- a CDS encoding TIM barrel protein encodes MKLLMVFLVFVAGCADQKIASDLFRQDNLVAWCIVPFDKNERSPEERAQMLQRLGIRKFAYDWREKHVPEFEEEILMCQKYGIEYFAFWGEHPEAFALFEKYDLHPQIWKTLPSPQGNSQEERVELAGKSLLPLVEKTRELGCKFGLYNHGGWGGEPENLVAVVDWLRANTDAEHVGLVYNLHHGHEHISHFKESLELMLPYLHCLNLNGMNTDPDPKILALGKGEHEEALLRIIKESGYDGPIGILGHQSDLDAEIALKENLEGLRAIQSRL; translated from the coding sequence ATGAAGCTGCTTATGGTCTTTTTGGTCTTTGTCGCGGGGTGCGCTGATCAGAAAATTGCCTCCGACTTATTCCGTCAGGACAATCTGGTTGCCTGGTGTATTGTTCCTTTCGACAAAAACGAACGCTCCCCGGAAGAGCGGGCCCAAATGTTACAGCGGCTTGGAATCCGAAAGTTCGCCTACGACTGGCGTGAAAAACATGTGCCGGAATTTGAGGAAGAGATTTTGATGTGCCAGAAATATGGTATCGAGTATTTTGCTTTCTGGGGAGAGCACCCCGAAGCGTTTGCCCTGTTTGAGAAGTATGATTTGCACCCACAAATCTGGAAGACCTTACCATCTCCACAGGGAAATTCGCAAGAGGAGCGTGTGGAGTTGGCTGGAAAGAGTCTGCTGCCCTTGGTTGAAAAAACACGTGAGCTAGGTTGCAAGTTTGGCCTTTATAACCATGGAGGCTGGGGAGGTGAACCGGAAAATCTGGTGGCTGTTGTAGATTGGCTGCGAGCGAACACGGATGCTGAACATGTGGGACTGGTTTACAACCTGCATCACGGTCATGAGCACATTTCCCATTTTAAGGAATCTTTGGAGCTTATGCTTCCTTACCTTCACTGCCTGAATCTGAACGGAATGAATACGGATCCTGATCCCAAAATACTGGCCTTGGGCAAGGGTGAGCATGAGGAAGCGCTGTTAAGGATTATCAAGGAATCCGGCTACGACGGCCCTATTGGAATTCTAGGTCATCAGAGTGATCTGGATGCAGAG
- a CDS encoding isochorismatase family protein, giving the protein MRKFTAIFYFLFVLASINESLLVATELDLNTRYQNKTADGTFGLMNEKRTLVAEQTAIVVCDMWDKHWCKGATQRVAEMAPRMNAVISKAREQGVLIIHCPSNTLDFYKDHPARKLAMSAPVVEAKVPLQTWCHLDPENEAALPIDDSDGGCDDEPMCKNYKAWSRQIEAIEIKDGDAITDSAEAYNLMKQRGITNVIAMGVHLNMCVLGRPFSIRQMVYQDQNVFLMRDLTDTMYNSRMPPYVDHFSGTDLVVDHVEKYWCPTITSADFLGGKPFVFAGIKK; this is encoded by the coding sequence ATGAGAAAGTTTACGGCAATATTCTATTTCCTGTTTGTTTTAGCTTCCATTAACGAGAGCCTCCTCGTCGCAACTGAGTTGGATTTAAATACGCGGTATCAGAATAAAACGGCTGATGGCACCTTCGGCCTGATGAATGAAAAGAGGACTTTAGTAGCTGAACAAACCGCCATTGTCGTTTGTGACATGTGGGATAAACACTGGTGTAAAGGTGCAACGCAGCGAGTGGCCGAAATGGCTCCCAGGATGAATGCAGTTATCTCAAAAGCCCGTGAGCAGGGTGTATTGATTATCCATTGCCCGAGCAATACTTTGGATTTCTACAAAGATCATCCTGCCCGGAAATTGGCTATGTCGGCACCGGTTGTGGAAGCCAAGGTTCCTTTGCAAACCTGGTGTCACCTTGATCCCGAAAACGAAGCGGCGTTGCCCATCGACGATTCTGATGGAGGCTGTGACGACGAACCAATGTGTAAAAACTATAAAGCATGGTCGCGTCAGATAGAAGCCATAGAGATAAAAGACGGTGACGCGATCACTGATTCTGCAGAAGCCTATAACCTGATGAAGCAACGAGGTATCACCAATGTCATCGCTATGGGAGTACATTTGAATATGTGCGTCTTGGGGCGGCCATTCTCTATCCGGCAGATGGTTTACCAGGATCAAAATGTATTCCTGATGCGTGATCTGACCGATACGATGTATAATTCTCGCATGCCACCTTATGTGGACCATTTTTCCGGAACTGATTTAGTCGTCGATCATGTCGAAAAATACTGGTGTCCAACCATCACCAGTGCGGATTTTCTTGGCGGTAAACCCTTCGTATTTGCGGGGATAAAAAAGTGA
- a CDS encoding sulfatase-like hydrolase/transferase, which produces MIRIWTTLLTTFLFLSLSTFGVKPLNVVLILCDDVGFECFSSYGSKEYSTPRLDKLAEEGIRFENCHSTPLCTPSRVNLMTGKSNVFNYVDFGIFPKGEPTFGNHFKKNGYKTAVGGKWQLMNNDDGISPTEAGFDTYCLWNLPTTGRERYWNPSIDQDGKVLELPEGSYGPTVVNNFLLDFIKENKDKPFFVYNPLILPHNPFPPTPHSTDKESKDDKKNFIDMVQYVDFLVGRIVDTLDELGIRENTLVVFTADNGTNHVLTSEFKGEQIQGGKGFTKDHGTHVPLIVNLPGTIPQGQLNQDLIAFSDFFPTIVEATGLPPKAISDGDGWSFWPQCIGEQGTKRDFIYGYYFPRPYSQKFDEMYNHWEVRYARDERYKLYGNGDLYDAIEDVLEKKPSKEGSENNRVKRAREKLQEVLDSYPSQGKRIDYDRVQGTLPKVVN; this is translated from the coding sequence ATGATACGTATTTGGACCACGCTGCTGACGACTTTTCTTTTTTTAAGCCTTTCGACCTTCGGAGTCAAGCCGCTCAATGTTGTACTTATTCTTTGCGACGATGTTGGATTTGAGTGCTTCAGTAGTTATGGCAGTAAGGAGTATTCGACGCCTCGATTGGATAAACTGGCTGAAGAGGGGATACGATTTGAAAATTGTCATTCAACTCCCTTGTGCACCCCGAGCCGGGTGAATCTGATGACGGGTAAATCCAATGTGTTTAATTATGTGGATTTTGGCATATTCCCCAAAGGAGAGCCGACATTCGGAAATCATTTTAAAAAGAATGGCTACAAAACGGCGGTGGGTGGCAAGTGGCAGCTGATGAATAATGACGATGGAATATCGCCAACGGAAGCCGGGTTCGATACCTACTGTCTTTGGAATTTGCCCACTACCGGGCGTGAACGTTATTGGAACCCGTCGATTGACCAAGATGGCAAGGTGCTCGAATTGCCTGAAGGATCTTATGGCCCCACAGTAGTTAACAATTTCTTATTGGATTTCATCAAGGAGAACAAAGATAAACCCTTTTTTGTATATAACCCTTTGATACTTCCCCATAATCCATTTCCACCAACTCCTCACAGTACTGACAAAGAGTCTAAGGATGATAAGAAGAACTTCATCGATATGGTTCAATACGTAGACTTTCTGGTTGGTCGGATCGTAGACACACTGGATGAGTTGGGCATACGGGAGAATACCTTAGTTGTCTTTACAGCGGACAATGGAACGAATCATGTCCTGACGTCGGAATTCAAGGGTGAGCAAATTCAAGGTGGAAAAGGATTTACCAAGGATCATGGCACGCACGTTCCTCTCATCGTTAATCTTCCTGGTACCATTCCTCAAGGTCAGTTAAACCAGGACCTGATTGCCTTCTCGGATTTTTTCCCAACCATAGTGGAAGCGACTGGCCTGCCTCCCAAGGCCATCTCCGACGGTGACGGATGGAGCTTCTGGCCGCAGTGTATCGGTGAACAGGGGACCAAACGGGATTTTATTTACGGTTACTATTTCCCTCGTCCCTACAGTCAAAAATTTGACGAAATGTATAATCACTGGGAAGTACGTTATGCGAGGGATGAGCGTTACAAACTTTACGGAAACGGTGATCTCTATGACGCCATTGAGGATGTGCTGGAAAAGAAACCTTCCAAAGAAGGGAGCGAAAACAACCGTGTTAAACGCGCGCGTGAGAAACTTCAGGAGGTACTGGATTCCTATCCGTCCCAAGGGAAAAGAATAGACTATGATCGCGTGCAAGGTACTCTACCAAAAGTGGTGAATTGA
- a CDS encoding peptidyl-alpha-hydroxyglycine alpha-amidating lyase family protein, whose translation MTRRILFLLFISVLPLLAQPELAYKPVKGWGTLPADYVTGAGMAVSVAGDGSIWYYTRSALPVMQFTKKGKLLQAWPEDIALSNHQGAAHGMGIGPDGGVWLVDRETHTIFKFSKEGRTLLTIGSFGAKQGTDDTHYAFNRPAGVAFDSQGNAYVADGYKNTRVAKYSPDGDYITHWGGQGDAPGLFNLVHGLTLDDRDRIYVADRGNKRIQVFDKNGKFLAKWDGLGTPWNVAFDLREKVIWMCDGDVGRVQKLSLKGKVLGGFGSSGQAPGQLHQVHSLAVDDEGAIYTAETVNQRIQKFVLSK comes from the coding sequence ATGACCCGACGAATTCTCTTTCTTTTGTTTATTTCAGTTCTGCCGTTACTGGCACAGCCCGAGTTAGCCTACAAGCCGGTCAAAGGCTGGGGAACGCTGCCCGCCGACTACGTCACAGGTGCAGGTATGGCGGTTTCCGTCGCCGGCGACGGTTCTATTTGGTATTACACTCGAAGCGCCCTGCCAGTGATGCAATTCACCAAAAAAGGAAAATTGCTTCAAGCCTGGCCTGAGGACATAGCGCTTTCCAATCATCAGGGAGCGGCGCATGGCATGGGGATCGGCCCCGACGGGGGCGTGTGGCTCGTTGACCGCGAGACGCATACGATATTTAAGTTTTCGAAAGAGGGACGAACACTACTCACCATTGGCAGTTTCGGTGCCAAACAAGGGACCGATGATACGCACTACGCATTCAATCGCCCCGCCGGAGTCGCCTTTGACAGTCAAGGGAACGCCTATGTCGCTGATGGTTATAAAAATACTCGCGTGGCGAAGTATAGTCCTGACGGTGATTACATTACCCACTGGGGAGGCCAAGGAGACGCGCCCGGACTTTTCAACCTCGTTCATGGCCTGACTCTCGACGACCGTGATCGTATTTATGTGGCAGATCGCGGAAACAAACGAATTCAGGTCTTCGACAAGAATGGAAAATTTCTCGCCAAGTGGGATGGACTCGGAACGCCGTGGAATGTCGCCTTCGATCTTCGTGAAAAAGTGATCTGGATGTGCGATGGTGACGTTGGACGTGTTCAGAAACTTTCTCTCAAAGGCAAAGTACTCGGTGGATTTGGTTCTTCTGGTCAAGCCCCGGGTCAGTTGCACCAGGTGCACAGCCTGGCTGTCGACGATGAGGGTGCCATCTACACTGCCGAGACGGTCAACCAACGTATCCAGAAATTTGTACTCTCCAAGTAA
- a CDS encoding sulfatase-like hydrolase/transferase codes for MPARISHVRNLVLFVLVGFLLRTHGADSSNGSPAENSAGQARPNILFICTDDQAAWALGASGNEQAFTPHMDQLVSQSAYLVNSFVSTPVCSPSRAATLTGRYGFEVGVFNWFMPADQDHGLNLDETTFAKALREAGYHTGLVGKWHLGMNDRYYPTNYGFDYFMGHRHGGFKTVDPELEEQGMKKQYKGLTADVLGDHVIGFLKGHVADYQKQPFLLCWNTRAPHTKWLPVAPEDMEPYEGELEIAIPDYPDLDTKKVTGMMREYLASVRSVDRNLGRVMQTLDELKLSENTVVIFTSDHGYNMGHHGIWHKGNGIWILNHEVPATHNVGTNMRPNMYDHSVRVPSMVRWPGVIPAGTRIPETTSNLDWYPTLLEMAGIPNPENKLLRGRGILPLLRGESPTEWDNDMFGFYSSSEAYARQFVDEMRMMRTPQWKLVRYLLASERDELFNLADDPEELENEITNPTHRSLIAKLDEKLLSRMEEINDPALVYLQDPVSSSSLKY; via the coding sequence ATGCCTGCGCGGATATCACATGTGCGGAACTTAGTCTTGTTCGTTCTGGTTGGCTTTTTGCTCCGGACCCATGGAGCCGATTCGTCGAACGGGTCTCCTGCCGAAAATTCCGCCGGACAGGCTCGACCGAATATACTGTTCATCTGTACCGATGATCAGGCGGCATGGGCATTGGGCGCTTCTGGCAATGAACAAGCTTTTACACCTCACATGGATCAGCTGGTTTCTCAAAGTGCTTATTTGGTAAATTCGTTTGTAAGTACGCCGGTATGTTCTCCTTCGCGGGCAGCTACGCTGACGGGACGTTATGGTTTTGAAGTAGGTGTATTCAACTGGTTTATGCCGGCTGACCAGGATCATGGATTGAATCTCGACGAAACAACCTTTGCCAAAGCCTTGCGAGAAGCTGGTTACCATACCGGACTGGTTGGCAAGTGGCACCTGGGGATGAATGATCGTTATTATCCGACCAACTACGGATTCGATTATTTCATGGGCCATCGGCATGGCGGCTTCAAAACGGTAGATCCCGAATTGGAAGAACAGGGAATGAAGAAACAATATAAGGGTCTCACTGCGGATGTTCTGGGCGACCATGTGATTGGCTTCCTAAAAGGGCATGTTGCAGACTATCAGAAGCAACCATTTTTGCTATGTTGGAACACACGGGCTCCCCATACCAAATGGCTACCGGTGGCACCCGAGGACATGGAACCTTATGAAGGTGAGCTCGAAATTGCGATACCCGATTACCCGGACCTCGATACAAAAAAGGTTACGGGTATGATGCGCGAGTATCTTGCATCTGTGCGGAGCGTGGATAGAAACCTCGGACGGGTGATGCAGACTTTGGATGAGTTGAAACTCAGTGAAAATACGGTCGTCATTTTTACGTCCGATCATGGTTACAACATGGGGCATCATGGAATCTGGCACAAAGGGAACGGTATCTGGATTTTGAATCACGAGGTTCCTGCGACGCACAATGTCGGAACCAACATGCGCCCCAATATGTACGACCATTCAGTGCGCGTTCCCAGTATGGTTCGTTGGCCCGGCGTGATACCCGCAGGCACTCGTATTCCTGAGACGACATCAAATCTTGACTGGTATCCGACTCTGCTCGAAATGGCAGGGATCCCCAATCCGGAAAACAAATTGCTTCGAGGACGTGGTATTTTACCACTCCTTCGGGGAGAATCTCCAACCGAGTGGGATAACGATATGTTTGGCTTTTATTCAAGCAGTGAAGCGTATGCGCGTCAATTTGTAGATGAGATGCGTATGATGCGAACTCCACAATGGAAACTTGTTCGTTACTTACTAGCATCTGAACGCGACGAGCTCTTTAACCTGGCGGATGATCCCGAAGAATTAGAAAATGAAATAACAAATCCAACACATCGATCACTGATAGCAAAGCTTGATGAAAAGCTCCTGAGCCGAATGGAAGAGATCAATGATCCGGCACTGGTGTATTTACAAGATCCTGTGTCTTCATCGTCGCTTAAGTATTAG
- a CDS encoding sulfatase-like hydrolase/transferase, translating into MKSKFLFLFVLCANALFAANERPPNIVFFFTDDQTSDSLACYGNPIVQTPNIDRLADRGTLFQHAFVSQAICWVSRTTILTGLTGRSYGTPGNHDQARADAVETLYSDLLRERGYRTGYFGKWHAKMPQGYKPEDHFDEFEAISRNPFYKKQPDGSLRHETEIIVDRGIEFLKNQPKDKPFALNMWFNACHAEDSDRRPGIGHFPWPRAVDGMYEDVTFDPPRLDTPEIFDSQPDFLKTTINRERYFWRWNTDEKYQINMRAYYRMVSGIDGAIGRFVQALEEAGLADNTIIVYTADNGYHKGNRGFAGKWSHYEESIGVPMIIMDPRVSRRQQGKKTEALALNLDLPSTFLDWAGVPVPERYQGRSLAPVVSGKKPKDWRAETFHEHFAVRNRIPAYEGIRTERYKYVRYVDHGKHEFLHDLKNDPDELVNLVGSSKFKKVLEDLRERTDKTVTAYGGPLEPLKGAFTKSTDPYPVASAAVTVKPGSDGFVDLLDGNILRSWSGDPQYWSGEGGVLTGVTDGSLKMNRFISWKGSTIQNFDLRVKVKVTPGGNSGLQYRGVMAPELGLDIVTGYQADVVANNPNYNGMLYEEKGRRILSHTGEKVIVDPDGQPWVVGTMPVKEFAPGEWHDYRVLVRGNHHQHWIDGHPTADLLDFDEAGRTLDGVLAVQVHVGPEMKIQYKDFKIKHLPDNLPLEQPEDHPIPEGSLGVRPQGKLPNDWKPPVYGR; encoded by the coding sequence ATGAAATCTAAGTTCCTTTTCTTGTTCGTCCTGTGCGCGAATGCATTATTCGCTGCTAACGAAAGACCCCCAAATATTGTATTCTTCTTCACGGATGATCAGACCTCCGACTCATTGGCCTGTTATGGAAATCCAATTGTTCAGACCCCGAACATTGATCGTTTGGCCGATCGAGGAACCCTTTTTCAACATGCATTTGTCAGCCAGGCCATTTGCTGGGTGAGTCGCACAACGATTCTTACTGGTCTCACGGGTCGCAGTTATGGAACGCCAGGCAATCACGATCAGGCGCGGGCTGATGCGGTGGAGACACTTTACTCGGATCTCCTGAGAGAACGTGGCTACCGTACGGGGTATTTCGGGAAATGGCATGCTAAAATGCCACAGGGTTACAAGCCGGAGGATCACTTTGATGAATTCGAAGCAATCTCTCGTAATCCTTTCTATAAAAAACAGCCTGACGGATCTCTTCGGCACGAAACCGAGATCATCGTCGATCGGGGTATTGAGTTCTTGAAGAACCAACCCAAAGACAAACCCTTTGCTCTTAACATGTGGTTCAACGCCTGCCACGCGGAGGATAGTGATCGCCGTCCAGGCATCGGGCACTTTCCCTGGCCGCGTGCGGTGGATGGAATGTATGAGGATGTTACCTTCGATCCTCCCCGTTTGGACACACCAGAGATTTTCGATAGTCAACCCGACTTCTTGAAAACCACCATTAATCGTGAGCGCTATTTCTGGAGATGGAATACCGATGAGAAATATCAGATCAACATGCGTGCTTATTACCGCATGGTCAGCGGTATCGACGGAGCTATAGGTCGATTTGTTCAAGCATTGGAAGAAGCCGGATTGGCCGATAATACGATCATCGTCTACACGGCTGACAACGGCTACCACAAGGGTAACCGAGGTTTTGCAGGCAAGTGGTCTCACTACGAGGAATCCATTGGTGTGCCCATGATAATCATGGACCCTCGAGTTTCTCGCCGTCAGCAAGGTAAGAAAACTGAAGCGTTGGCATTGAACCTAGATTTGCCATCGACCTTCCTTGATTGGGCAGGCGTTCCCGTGCCGGAAAGATACCAGGGACGTAGTCTGGCTCCTGTGGTTTCCGGAAAGAAGCCGAAGGATTGGCGGGCCGAAACCTTTCATGAACACTTTGCCGTGCGGAATCGGATTCCCGCCTATGAAGGTATCCGCACTGAGCGCTACAAATATGTCCGCTATGTCGATCACGGTAAGCATGAATTTCTGCATGATCTGAAAAACGATCCCGACGAGCTGGTTAACCTGGTAGGTAGCTCGAAGTTTAAAAAGGTTCTTGAAGACCTTCGCGAGCGTACCGACAAAACGGTTACCGCTTATGGCGGACCACTTGAACCACTAAAGGGTGCGTTTACCAAGTCCACCGATCCGTACCCCGTAGCGTCCGCTGCAGTCACCGTTAAACCGGGTTCCGATGGTTTTGTCGATTTACTGGATGGTAATATTCTCAGAAGTTGGTCGGGGGATCCACAATACTGGTCTGGCGAAGGAGGTGTTCTTACCGGCGTTACCGATGGCTCCCTTAAAATGAACCGTTTCATTTCCTGGAAAGGATCAACCATCCAAAACTTCGATCTTCGCGTGAAGGTGAAAGTCACTCCTGGTGGAAACAGTGGCCTTCAATATCGCGGAGTTATGGCACCCGAGCTGGGTTTGGATATTGTGACCGGTTACCAGGCAGACGTTGTCGCCAACAACCCCAACTACAACGGCATGCTCTATGAAGAAAAGGGTAGGCGCATTCTGTCGCACACCGGCGAAAAAGTAATTGTCGATCCCGACGGACAACCTTGGGTCGTCGGTACCATGCCAGTAAAGGAATTTGCACCTGGCGAGTGGCACGACTATCGCGTTCTGGTTCGTGGCAATCATCACCAACACTGGATCGACGGCCATCCCACCGCGGACCTACTCGACTTCGATGAAGCAGGGCGGACGTTGGACGGGGTATTAGCTGTCCAGGTACATGTGGGCCCTGAGATGAAAATTCAATACAAGGATTTCAAGATCAAACACCTGCCCGATAATTTACCTCTTGAACAACCGGAAGATCATCCTATTCCTGAAGGTTCGCTCGGTGTTCGTCCTCAAGGAAAATTGCCAAACGACTGGAAGCCGCCAGTCTATGGACGGTAA
- a CDS encoding sulfatase — MMYLKKLRIFFGISLTLTISSAAESKIKNVLLLISDDLKASTLSCYGDPLVQTPNIDALAAQGVVFNRAYCQGMTCGPSRQSFMFSRYKGDHGTSLGQNFINNDVYSARVGKIFHMKVPGDIVEGANGEDYAECWTERFNSPGLEVHTAGKYSLFNHNIFTMSMKDRASTAEKDRWFVSVEYEGDGSDQPDWKTATKTIDLLRKHKDKPFFIAAGFVRPHYPNVAPQQYFDKYPYTDVSLPEQVEGDLDDIPEIGYTAVRSDTDPIGLYPDNQKRMWAAYYATITYMDEQLGRIVEELERLGLRESTAIVFMSDHGYHLGEHTFWQKNNLHEDVTRVPLIISAPGLKPGRSDAFVELVDMYPTVSDLMGISVPETVQGKSLVPLLKNPGGSVREEAFSVGNGGSGFAIRGDAWTYIHYKDDTEELYDMKKDPKQFTNLAGDPKYARVLVTQRAKLNARVAAAGLQRG; from the coding sequence ATGATGTATCTTAAAAAATTGCGGATCTTTTTTGGTATTAGTCTGACTCTTACGATTTCTTCTGCGGCTGAATCAAAAATAAAAAATGTACTCCTTTTGATTTCGGATGATTTGAAAGCCAGCACTCTGAGCTGCTATGGCGATCCACTCGTGCAGACGCCGAACATCGACGCCTTGGCTGCCCAGGGAGTTGTTTTTAATCGAGCCTATTGTCAGGGCATGACCTGCGGGCCATCCCGGCAATCATTCATGTTCAGTAGATACAAGGGCGATCATGGAACCAGTCTGGGACAGAATTTTATCAACAACGACGTTTACAGTGCCCGGGTAGGAAAGATTTTCCATATGAAGGTTCCGGGTGATATCGTTGAGGGCGCCAACGGTGAGGACTATGCCGAGTGCTGGACAGAACGGTTTAACTCGCCTGGCCTGGAAGTCCACACCGCTGGAAAGTATTCACTGTTTAACCACAATATTTTTACCATGAGCATGAAGGACCGGGCCAGCACAGCGGAGAAAGATCGTTGGTTTGTTTCCGTGGAATACGAAGGCGACGGCTCGGATCAACCCGATTGGAAAACAGCCACCAAAACAATCGATCTTCTGCGAAAGCACAAAGACAAACCATTCTTTATCGCCGCGGGATTTGTGAGACCGCATTACCCCAATGTCGCGCCGCAACAATATTTCGATAAGTATCCCTACACGGATGTATCATTGCCCGAACAAGTGGAAGGCGATCTCGACGATATTCCGGAAATTGGATACACCGCTGTGAGAAGCGATACCGATCCGATCGGGCTTTATCCGGATAACCAGAAGCGTATGTGGGCCGCCTATTACGCGACCATCACTTACATGGATGAACAGCTGGGCCGGATTGTGGAGGAATTGGAGCGGCTGGGATTGCGCGAATCCACCGCCATCGTGTTTATGAGCGATCACGGCTATCACTTGGGAGAGCACACATTCTGGCAGAAGAACAATTTGCATGAAGACGTTACACGCGTGCCTCTTATTATTTCGGCTCCTGGATTAAAGCCGGGCAGGTCAGATGCCTTCGTGGAACTCGTGGATATGTATCCCACCGTTTCAGATTTGATGGGGATCTCAGTTCCAGAGACGGTCCAGGGGAAGAGTTTGGTTCCACTGTTAAAAAACCCGGGTGGTTCGGTTCGTGAAGAAGCTTTCAGTGTGGGAAATGGCGGAAGTGGTTTCGCCATTCGTGGCGATGCGTGGACCTACATTCACTATAAAGATGATACTGAGGAACTGTACGATATGAAAAAAGATCCCAAGCAGTTTACGAACCTGGCAGGAGATCCAAAATATGCCAGAGTGCTTGTAACGCAAAGAGCAAAACTCAATGCCAGAGTTGCCGCCGCTGGCTTGCAACGCGGTTAA